In Haemophilus parainfluenzae, one genomic interval encodes:
- a CDS encoding amino acid ABC transporter permease gives MTLLNNWLASLPFMTTERADYVISSFWPMMEGAILYTIPLAVISFFCGLFIAVIVAVICTLPHPNLMTKILQGICRTYISIIRGTPMLVQIFIIFYGLPEVGIKLEPFPTAIIAFSINIGAYAAETVRASILAIPKGQWEASYAIGMNYTQAFVRTIMPQALRISVPSLSNTFISTVKDTSLASLVWIAELFRVAQNITAENYEFILIYSEAALIYWVFCFVLSMGQTRLEKHLSRHL, from the coding sequence ATGACATTACTCAATAATTGGTTAGCAAGCCTTCCATTTATGACCACAGAACGAGCTGATTATGTAATCAGCTCGTTTTGGCCTATGATGGAAGGGGCAATTTTATATACGATTCCCCTGGCGGTCATTTCCTTCTTTTGCGGTTTATTCATTGCGGTTATCGTGGCTGTGATTTGCACACTACCGCATCCCAATTTAATGACCAAAATTCTGCAGGGCATTTGCCGCACTTATATTTCAATTATTCGTGGCACGCCAATGTTGGTGCAGATCTTCATTATTTTCTACGGTTTACCTGAAGTTGGCATCAAACTGGAGCCTTTCCCAACTGCAATTATTGCATTCTCCATTAATATTGGTGCTTATGCAGCAGAAACAGTGAGAGCCTCTATTCTTGCTATTCCTAAAGGTCAATGGGAAGCCTCTTATGCAATAGGCATGAATTACACACAAGCTTTCGTGCGTACCATTATGCCGCAAGCTTTACGTATTTCCGTCCCTTCGCTATCAAACACATTCATTAGCACAGTGAAAGATACGTCTCTTGCTTCACTCGTTTGGATCGCTGAATTATTCCGTGTGGCGCAAAACATCACAGCTGAAAACTACGAATTTATTTTAATTTATAGTGAAGCGGCTCTCATTTATTGGGTATTCTGTTTTGTGCTGTCGATGGGACAAACCCGTCTAGAAAAACACCTTTCTCGCCATTTATAA